A genomic stretch from Neomonachus schauinslandi chromosome 14, ASM220157v2, whole genome shotgun sequence includes:
- the LOC110576901 gene encoding serpin B8-like isoform X1, whose product MSPKHRDPEPRPHTDLRHLPRPSLMEDLHEANGRFAINLLKMLGEEDSSRNVFFSPLSISSALAMVFMGAKGNTATQMSQVLCLNRGGDIHQGFRSLLTEVNKSGTQYLLRTANRLFGEKTCDFLPAFRESCQKFYEAELEELSFAADTEECRRHINDWVTERTEGKISEILGAGTVDPLTKLVLVNAIYFNGKWNEQFDRKYTRGMPFKINQEKKTVQMMFKLAKFNLGYVDEVHAQVLELPYVGQELSMVIVLPDDNADLALVEKALTYEKFRAWTNPEKMTKDKVQVFLPRLKLEESYDLESFLRSLGMTDAFEEAKADFSGMSAKKNVPMSKVAHKCFVEVNEEGTEAAGATAVVRNARSSRPEPRFCADHPFLFFITHHNTKSILFCGRFCSP is encoded by the exons ATGTCACCCAAGCACAGAGACCCAGAGCCTCGGCCCCACACAGACCTGCGCCACCTGCCACG ACCTTCCCTGATGGAGGATCTCCATGAAGCAAATGGCAGGTTTGCCATCAACTTATTAAAAATGTTGGGTGAAGAGGACAGCTCCCGAAATGTGTTCTTCTCCCCTTTGAGCATCTCTTCTGCCCTGGCCATGGTCTTCATGGGGGCCAAAGGAAACActgccacccagatgtcccag GTGCTTTGTTTGAACAGAGGCGGAGATATTCACCAAGGTTTCCGGTCACTTCTCACGGAGGTTAACAAATCTGGCACTCAGTACTTGCTCAGAACTGCCAACAGACTCTTTGGAGAGAAGACGTGTGATTTCCTTCCT GCCTTCAGGGAATCCTGCCAGAAGTTCTACGAGGCCGAGCTGGAAGAGCTGTCCTTTGCTGCAGACACGGAAGAATGCCGGAGACACATAAATGACTGGGTGACGGAGAGGACGGAGG GTAAGATTTCAGAGATCCTGGGTGCTGGGACAGTTGATCCGCTGACTAAGCTGGTTCTCGTGAATGCCATCTATTTCAACGGAAAGTGGAATGAGCAGTTTGACAGAAAGTACACAAGGGGGATGCCCTTCAAAATCAACCAG GAGAAAAAGACCGTGCAGATGATGTTTAAGCTCGCTAAATTTAACCTGGGGTATGTGGATGAGGTGCACGCTCAGGTGCTGGAGCTGCCGTACGTGGGGCAGGAGCTGAGCATGGTCATCGTCCTTCCGGATGACAACGCCGATCTCGCCTTG GTGGAAAAAGCCCTAACATACGAGAAGTTCAGAGCCTGGACAAATCCAGAAAAGATGACTAAGGATAAAGTTCAAGTTTTCCTTCCTCGATTGAAGCTGGAGGAGAGTTACGACTTGGAGTCTTTTCTCCGAAGTTTAGGTATGACTGATGCGTTTGAGGAAGCCAAGGCAGACTTTTCTGGAATGTCGGCGAAGAAGAACGTGCCCATGTCCAAGGTGGCGCACAAGTGCTTTGTAGAAGTGAACGAAGAGGGCACGGAGGCGGCGGGGGCCACAGCCGTGGTCAGGAACGCTCGGAGCAGCAGACCCGAACCAAGGTTTTGTGCAGACcaccctttccttttcttcatcacACACCACAACACCAAGAGCATTTTGTTCTGTGGCAGGTTCTGCTCCCCATAA
- the LOC110576901 gene encoding serpin B8-like isoform X2, with amino-acid sequence MEDLHEANGRFAINLLKMLGEEDSSRNVFFSPLSISSALAMVFMGAKGNTATQMSQVLCLNRGGDIHQGFRSLLTEVNKSGTQYLLRTANRLFGEKTCDFLPAFRESCQKFYEAELEELSFAADTEECRRHINDWVTERTEGKISEILGAGTVDPLTKLVLVNAIYFNGKWNEQFDRKYTRGMPFKINQEKKTVQMMFKLAKFNLGYVDEVHAQVLELPYVGQELSMVIVLPDDNADLALVEKALTYEKFRAWTNPEKMTKDKVQVFLPRLKLEESYDLESFLRSLGMTDAFEEAKADFSGMSAKKNVPMSKVAHKCFVEVNEEGTEAAGATAVVRNARSSRPEPRFCADHPFLFFITHHNTKSILFCGRFCSP; translated from the exons ATGGAGGATCTCCATGAAGCAAATGGCAGGTTTGCCATCAACTTATTAAAAATGTTGGGTGAAGAGGACAGCTCCCGAAATGTGTTCTTCTCCCCTTTGAGCATCTCTTCTGCCCTGGCCATGGTCTTCATGGGGGCCAAAGGAAACActgccacccagatgtcccag GTGCTTTGTTTGAACAGAGGCGGAGATATTCACCAAGGTTTCCGGTCACTTCTCACGGAGGTTAACAAATCTGGCACTCAGTACTTGCTCAGAACTGCCAACAGACTCTTTGGAGAGAAGACGTGTGATTTCCTTCCT GCCTTCAGGGAATCCTGCCAGAAGTTCTACGAGGCCGAGCTGGAAGAGCTGTCCTTTGCTGCAGACACGGAAGAATGCCGGAGACACATAAATGACTGGGTGACGGAGAGGACGGAGG GTAAGATTTCAGAGATCCTGGGTGCTGGGACAGTTGATCCGCTGACTAAGCTGGTTCTCGTGAATGCCATCTATTTCAACGGAAAGTGGAATGAGCAGTTTGACAGAAAGTACACAAGGGGGATGCCCTTCAAAATCAACCAG GAGAAAAAGACCGTGCAGATGATGTTTAAGCTCGCTAAATTTAACCTGGGGTATGTGGATGAGGTGCACGCTCAGGTGCTGGAGCTGCCGTACGTGGGGCAGGAGCTGAGCATGGTCATCGTCCTTCCGGATGACAACGCCGATCTCGCCTTG GTGGAAAAAGCCCTAACATACGAGAAGTTCAGAGCCTGGACAAATCCAGAAAAGATGACTAAGGATAAAGTTCAAGTTTTCCTTCCTCGATTGAAGCTGGAGGAGAGTTACGACTTGGAGTCTTTTCTCCGAAGTTTAGGTATGACTGATGCGTTTGAGGAAGCCAAGGCAGACTTTTCTGGAATGTCGGCGAAGAAGAACGTGCCCATGTCCAAGGTGGCGCACAAGTGCTTTGTAGAAGTGAACGAAGAGGGCACGGAGGCGGCGGGGGCCACAGCCGTGGTCAGGAACGCTCGGAGCAGCAGACCCGAACCAAGGTTTTGTGCAGACcaccctttccttttcttcatcacACACCACAACACCAAGAGCATTTTGTTCTGTGGCAGGTTCTGCTCCCCATAA